One segment of Pseudobythopirellula maris DNA contains the following:
- the tssC gene encoding type VI secretion system contractile sheath large subunit encodes MATAEATATADVAEDLSLLEQLLNNSRALDESEREQQKDYLQEFINHVVDDSEVTSRDAAAEINDWIAKIDEKISAQLNEVMHAESFQKLEGSWRGLHYLVHQSETGTSLKIRVLNVTKKELLKDLETAVEFDQSALFKKIYEEEYGQLGGEPFGLLVGDFEFSRHPQDINLLKLVSNVAAASHAPFISAASPALLNLQSYTELPNPRDLAKIFESAAHISWRSFRDSEDSRYVALCMPRVLSRLPYGKDFTAVEEFDFEELVDGRDHTRYLWMNAAWAYATRVTDAFSQYGWYAKTRGVEGGGKVEGLPVHTFNTDDGDVAMKCPTEIAISDRREFELSTLGFLPLLHAKNTDFAVFMGAQSAQKQKTYFDDAATANADLSTKINFLMCVSRFAHYLKVMARDKVGSMLEAQQCEKWLNDWIANYVCDPAMAGEETKAKCPLSDASIEVREVAGKPGWYEAIAWLRPHFQLETLSASMRLVAEVPQKG; translated from the coding sequence ATGGCGACCGCCGAAGCGACCGCAACCGCGGACGTGGCTGAGGACCTCAGCCTGCTCGAACAATTGCTCAACAACTCTCGCGCCCTCGACGAATCCGAGCGCGAGCAGCAGAAGGACTATCTGCAAGAGTTTATCAACCACGTGGTCGACGACAGCGAGGTCACGAGCCGTGACGCCGCCGCCGAGATCAACGACTGGATCGCGAAGATCGACGAGAAGATCTCCGCCCAGCTCAACGAGGTCATGCACGCCGAGTCGTTCCAGAAGCTCGAGGGGAGCTGGCGCGGGCTGCACTACCTGGTGCATCAGTCCGAGACCGGCACGTCGCTCAAGATCCGCGTGCTCAACGTCACGAAGAAGGAGCTGCTCAAGGACCTCGAGACCGCGGTCGAGTTCGACCAGAGCGCCCTGTTCAAGAAGATCTACGAAGAAGAGTACGGCCAGCTCGGCGGCGAGCCGTTCGGCCTGCTCGTGGGCGACTTCGAGTTCAGCCGCCACCCGCAGGACATCAACCTGCTGAAGCTGGTCTCGAACGTGGCCGCCGCGTCGCACGCCCCGTTCATCTCGGCCGCTTCGCCGGCACTGCTGAACCTGCAGAGCTACACCGAGCTGCCGAACCCGCGTGACCTGGCCAAGATCTTTGAGTCTGCGGCCCACATCTCGTGGCGTTCGTTCCGCGACTCGGAAGACTCGCGTTACGTCGCCCTCTGCATGCCGCGGGTCCTCTCGCGTCTGCCGTATGGCAAGGACTTCACGGCGGTCGAGGAGTTCGACTTCGAGGAGCTGGTCGACGGCCGCGACCACACCCGCTACCTGTGGATGAACGCCGCCTGGGCGTACGCCACGCGGGTGACCGACGCCTTCAGCCAGTACGGCTGGTACGCCAAGACGCGTGGCGTCGAGGGTGGCGGCAAGGTCGAGGGCCTGCCGGTCCACACCTTCAACACCGACGACGGCGACGTGGCCATGAAGTGCCCGACCGAGATCGCGATCTCGGACCGCCGCGAGTTCGAGCTCTCGACGCTCGGCTTCCTGCCGCTGCTGCACGCCAAGAACACGGACTTCGCCGTGTTCATGGGCGCCCAGTCGGCCCAGAAGCAGAAGACCTACTTCGACGACGCCGCGACGGCCAACGCCGACCTGTCGACGAAGATCAACTTCCTGATGTGCGTCTCGCGCTTCGCCCATTACCTGAAGGTGATGGCCCGCGACAAGGTGGGCTCGATGCTCGAGGCCCAGCAGTGCGAGAAGTGGCTCAACGACTGGATCGCCAACTACGTCTGCGACCCGGCCATGGCCGGCGAGGAGACCAAGGCCAAGTGCCCGCTCTCGGACGCCTCGATCGAGGTCCGCGAAGTGGCCGGCAAGCCGGGTTGGTACGAGGCGATCGCCTGGTTGCGTCCGCACTTCCAGCTCGAGACGCTCTCCGCCTCGATGCGGCTCGTGGCCGAGGTGCCCCAGAAGGGCTGA
- the tssB gene encoding type VI secretion system contractile sheath small subunit, whose product MSESLQHKLDRVRRPRVQITYDVETNGAMEQKELPFVVGVLADLAGDQSEAPVAVKERKFVPIDRDNFNEVLGKVGPRLAMKVPNRLSEEEEATDLGVELNFGEMSDFEPQNVAKQVPALNSLLEARHKLRQILSTMEGNDSYADLLQEVLGDVETAKSLHEELGGSDAEKN is encoded by the coding sequence ATGAGCGAAAGCCTTCAACACAAGCTCGACCGGGTCCGCCGGCCGCGCGTGCAGATCACTTACGACGTTGAGACCAACGGCGCGATGGAGCAGAAGGAACTGCCGTTCGTCGTGGGCGTGCTGGCCGACTTGGCCGGCGACCAGAGCGAGGCTCCGGTCGCGGTCAAGGAGCGTAAGTTCGTTCCGATCGACCGCGACAACTTCAACGAGGTGCTTGGCAAGGTCGGCCCGCGATTGGCCATGAAGGTGCCCAACCGCCTGAGCGAAGAGGAAGAGGCCACCGACCTGGGCGTCGAGCTCAACTTCGGTGAGATGAGCGACTTCGAGCCGCAGAACGTGGCCAAGCAGGTCCCGGCGCTCAACAGCCTGCTCGAAGCGCGTCACAAGCTGCGTCAGATCCTCAGCACGATGGAAGGCAACGACTCGTACGCCGACCTTCTGCAAGAGGTGCTCGGCGACGTCGAGACCGCCAAGTCGCTCCACGAAGAGCTGGGCGGATCCGACGCCGAGAAGAACTGA